One Microbacterium sp. W4I20 DNA window includes the following coding sequences:
- a CDS encoding type 1 glutamine amidotransferase domain-containing protein, with amino-acid sequence MTLTGSRVAFLATDGFEDSELTSPWDAVTGEGASATLIAPESGRITGKNGHEQSVDLAAADAQADQFDALVLPGGVVNADHLRLDKASIALARAFFEQHKPVGVICHGAWILIEAGVVDGRTLTSYPSLTTDLRNAGATWVDEEVVVDEGLVSSRTPDDLPAFNAKLVEEIGEGPHAGQTA; translated from the coding sequence ATGACTCTCACCGGTAGCCGAGTGGCATTCCTGGCGACAGACGGATTCGAGGACAGCGAGCTCACGAGCCCGTGGGACGCCGTGACCGGAGAAGGCGCGAGCGCCACCCTGATCGCCCCCGAGAGCGGCCGGATCACCGGCAAGAACGGGCATGAGCAGTCCGTCGACCTTGCCGCGGCCGACGCGCAGGCGGATCAGTTCGATGCGCTGGTGCTTCCCGGCGGCGTCGTGAACGCAGATCACCTGCGACTCGACAAGGCGTCCATCGCCCTGGCGCGCGCGTTCTTCGAGCAGCACAAGCCGGTCGGTGTGATCTGCCACGGCGCCTGGATCCTCATCGAGGCCGGCGTCGTCGACGGACGCACCCTCACCAGCTATCCCAGCCTCACGACCGACCTCCGCAACGCCGGGGCCACCTGGGTCGACGAGGAGGTCGTGGTCGACGAGGGCCTGGTCTCGAGCCGTACCCCGGACGACCTGCCTGCGTTCAACGCGAAGCTCGTCGAGGAGATCGGCGAAGGCCCGCACGCCGGACAGACGGCCTGA
- a CDS encoding DUF1697 domain-containing protein, with protein MSRSVLLLRAVNVNGRNSVPMARLREVLADETDLTDVATYIASGNIVCATPRKPAAACASVQKAIAAEFGVDTPVIHRTHAQLVASEKAQPFPDGEEKFVHAMFLAGAASPGAVAALEERLQPGEHLALVGDDLWIDYGPGGVHSTKLTKAVLDRALGVAGTARNLRTTRKLIELTV; from the coding sequence ATGAGTCGCAGCGTCCTGCTGCTGCGTGCCGTGAACGTCAACGGGCGCAACAGCGTGCCGATGGCGCGGCTGCGAGAGGTGCTCGCCGACGAGACCGACCTGACCGACGTCGCCACGTACATCGCCAGCGGGAACATCGTGTGCGCGACTCCCCGGAAGCCCGCCGCCGCCTGCGCCTCCGTGCAGAAGGCGATCGCCGCGGAGTTCGGCGTCGACACCCCGGTGATCCATCGGACTCACGCGCAGCTCGTGGCATCCGAGAAGGCTCAGCCGTTCCCGGACGGCGAGGAGAAGTTCGTTCATGCCATGTTCCTCGCGGGGGCCGCGAGCCCCGGAGCCGTCGCGGCCCTGGAGGAACGACTGCAGCCAGGTGAGCACCTCGCCCTCGTGGGCGACGATCTGTGGATCGACTACGGACCGGGCGGCGTGCACTCGACGAAGCTCACCAAGGCCGTGCTGGATCGTGCGCTCGGCGTCGCCGGCACGGCACGGAACCTGCGCACCACGCGCAAGCTCATCGAGCTCACCGTCTGA
- a CDS encoding fasciclin domain-containing protein — translation MFSTKKKVTAAITLTLASAFLLSACSMGSTPAEESTAPESSESSEPSTEPMDPAANLVGSGCAAYAEAVPDGAGSVEGMSKDPVAVAASNNPLLKTLVAAVSGQLNPDVDLVDTLNGDEFTVFAPVDDAFAKIDPATIEALKTDADTLSAILTYHVVPGQIAPDAIAGTHPTVNGADLEVTGSGDDLMVNGESAVICGGVQTANATVYLIDTVLMPPM, via the coding sequence ATGTTCAGCACCAAGAAGAAGGTCACCGCAGCAATCACCCTCACGCTGGCGAGCGCATTCCTGCTCTCCGCCTGTTCGATGGGCAGCACCCCCGCGGAGGAATCCACGGCCCCGGAGAGCTCGGAGTCGTCGGAGCCGTCGACGGAGCCCATGGACCCGGCCGCGAACCTCGTCGGTTCCGGTTGCGCCGCATACGCCGAAGCAGTGCCGGACGGCGCAGGCTCGGTCGAGGGCATGTCGAAGGACCCGGTCGCCGTGGCCGCCTCCAACAACCCGCTCCTCAAGACGCTCGTCGCTGCAGTGAGCGGCCAGCTGAACCCTGACGTCGACCTCGTCGACACGCTCAACGGTGACGAGTTCACGGTGTTCGCTCCGGTGGACGACGCCTTCGCGAAGATCGACCCGGCCACCATCGAGGCCCTCAAGACCGACGCTGACACCCTCAGCGCGATCCTGACGTACCACGTCGTCCCCGGCCAGATCGCTCCGGATGCCATCGCCGGCACCCACCCGACGGTCAACGGTGCGGACCTCGAGGTCACCGGCAGCGGCGACGACCTGATGGTCAACGGAGAGTCGGCCGTCATCTGCGGTGGCGTCCAGACCGCCAACGCGACCGTGTACCTCATCGACACGGTTCTGATGCCCCCGATGTAA
- a CDS encoding CGNR zinc finger domain-containing protein, which yields MHLNPYGEYAVLLAASLANDWPADRAGIEARTLELGMTQTFPPAPGDHSAVRGVIDDWLRIVDEPDADARAELLNTQLAAAAAYPRLTNHDGEGWHLHYRDDVPSLPYVLRAIINLGTSLHLVTRGMSRLGRCQAAPCTNVVADVTRNGRQRFCSVRCANRAAVRRHRARAA from the coding sequence ATGCATCTCAACCCTTACGGTGAATATGCCGTACTGCTGGCTGCATCACTCGCCAACGACTGGCCGGCGGATCGCGCGGGTATCGAGGCCCGCACGCTCGAGCTCGGCATGACGCAGACCTTCCCACCCGCGCCCGGCGATCACTCCGCGGTCAGGGGCGTCATCGACGACTGGCTCCGGATCGTCGACGAACCCGATGCGGATGCGCGCGCTGAGCTGCTGAACACGCAACTCGCCGCCGCCGCTGCCTACCCGCGCCTGACGAACCACGACGGGGAGGGCTGGCATCTGCACTACCGGGACGACGTACCATCGCTGCCGTACGTGCTCCGCGCGATCATCAACCTCGGAACGTCGCTGCACCTGGTCACCCGAGGCATGAGCCGACTGGGGCGCTGCCAGGCAGCTCCGTGCACCAACGTCGTCGCCGACGTCACGCGCAACGGTCGCCAGCGGTTCTGCTCCGTGCGCTGCGCCAACCGCGCGGCCGTGCGTCGTCACAGGGCGCGGGCTGCCTGA
- a CDS encoding M23 family metallopeptidase, which translates to MPTGPVELSLPFTGRWTVQNSPASRVPSHGTTLFGTSHAIDFVPVGADGRSAPRTVRSLFATESPEAFVGFGRPLLAPVSGEVVAVLDGEQDHAARRSLPALIGYALTQGARIRRGAAAIAGNHVMIRAGGSLVLLAHLRNGSLLVRPGQQVAAGEQVGECGNSGNSTEPHVHVQVSASFDRQAQGIPLCFRHPSGGCWVPRNGEIVEA; encoded by the coding sequence ATGCCGACCGGGCCGGTCGAGCTGTCGCTGCCGTTCACTGGCCGCTGGACGGTGCAGAACAGCCCCGCGTCCCGAGTGCCCAGCCACGGGACGACGCTCTTCGGCACCTCCCACGCGATCGACTTCGTGCCGGTGGGAGCCGACGGGCGCAGTGCGCCGCGGACAGTGAGGAGCCTGTTCGCGACCGAGTCCCCGGAGGCTTTCGTCGGTTTCGGGCGGCCACTCCTCGCCCCCGTGTCGGGTGAGGTCGTCGCCGTCCTCGACGGGGAGCAGGATCACGCTGCACGCCGTTCGCTGCCCGCGCTGATCGGCTACGCGCTCACCCAGGGTGCCCGGATTCGGCGAGGAGCTGCCGCCATCGCGGGCAATCACGTGATGATTCGCGCGGGTGGCTCGTTGGTGTTGCTCGCGCACCTGCGGAATGGATCCCTGCTCGTGCGGCCGGGGCAGCAGGTGGCTGCGGGGGAGCAGGTCGGCGAGTGCGGCAACTCCGGCAACAGCACCGAGCCGCACGTGCACGTGCAGGTCTCAGCATCCTTCGACCGCCAGGCGCAGGGGATACCGCTGTGCTTCCGGCATCCGTCTGGCGGATGCTGGGTCCCGAGGAACGGCGAGATCGTCGAGGCCTGA